The following are encoded in a window of Bacillus sp. SORGH_AS_0510 genomic DNA:
- a CDS encoding DUF2515 family protein encodes MNNSNLGRRDQALIEKVKENTQRLNINNVIRTNAYLNFFLQYPEIHWAFLAHMVSRNGGWNMTDLQGEFLPRLMSQNDRYIFFRFLERSNWLIFQDAYPQLLIYEESVKQNKPLFYLLPFLGVSVFMVTIWDYFWRSKDPLIMTKALIINEQNYLESRVVQNQYFQNTVFKKFEFLLQDLLSYNQILLPLGQKNLSGLTVHQFESLNKRIIIGKKLYKILFKEKEVLTQSIEWAKDHPHTGSRKDYWPHIFNNVNEGTPGTAYQLKLKSCQLKQGASKIYSPSLVYAWKNVTHEKAEIGDWFKDWNVVSNFFENNEEIDGEILNEYCKTLEQLELTVLFKKAIQFFE; translated from the coding sequence ATGAACAATTCCAATTTAGGAAGGAGGGATCAAGCTCTTATAGAAAAAGTTAAAGAAAATACTCAAAGATTAAACATTAACAATGTAATAAGAACAAACGCCTATCTTAATTTTTTTCTTCAATATCCTGAAATTCATTGGGCATTTCTTGCTCATATGGTTTCACGTAACGGCGGTTGGAATATGACAGACTTGCAAGGGGAATTTTTACCTCGATTGATGTCTCAAAATGATAGGTATATTTTTTTTAGGTTTTTAGAAAGAAGTAATTGGTTGATTTTTCAAGATGCTTATCCCCAATTGCTCATTTATGAGGAAAGTGTAAAGCAAAATAAACCATTGTTTTATTTATTACCTTTTCTCGGAGTATCTGTTTTTATGGTAACCATATGGGATTACTTTTGGAGGAGTAAAGATCCTTTAATAATGACAAAAGCCTTAATAATAAACGAACAAAACTATCTAGAAAGCAGGGTAGTTCAAAATCAGTATTTTCAAAATACAGTCTTTAAAAAATTTGAATTCCTATTACAAGACTTACTTTCGTACAATCAAATCCTTTTACCTCTTGGTCAAAAAAATCTGTCGGGTCTAACTGTTCATCAATTTGAATCCTTAAATAAGCGAATAATAATTGGAAAAAAGCTTTATAAAATTCTCTTTAAAGAGAAGGAAGTATTAACACAATCAATTGAATGGGCAAAAGATCATCCCCATACAGGTTCAAGAAAAGATTATTGGCCACATATTTTTAATAATGTAAATGAGGGAACACCAGGAACTGCTTACCAGCTGAAATTAAAATCATGTCAACTTAAACAAGGAGCAAGCAAAATTTATAGTCCCTCCCTAGTATATGCCTGGAAAAATGTTACACATGAAAAAGCAGAGATAGGGGATTGGTTTAAAGATTGGAATGTGGTTAGTAATTTTTTTGAAAATAATGAAGAGATAGATGGGGAGATATTAAATGAATACTGTAAAACACTTGAGCAACTTGAGCTTACAGTCCTTTTCAAAAAGGCGATTCAATTTTTTGAGTAA
- the abc-f gene encoding ribosomal protection-like ABC-F family protein: MIICSVNHIGKSFGGNQIFKDLSFEILEGSRIGLVGRNGGGKTTIMKLLANQETVDEGVIHWRKGLKIGYLAQIPDFNGLTGKEVLKTAFVKLLDIEAKLKQLEVEMGLKNTPVQLQRLMDQYGSLQDEFMLNGGYEMDAQLERIANGLNINNLLDKDFSSLSGGEKTKVGLGLSLLINPDLLLLDEPTNHLDLKAIEWLGSYLREFIGTIVLISHDRYFLDEVVTKVLEMEDGEIELYHTNFSGYVREREERLLREFQEYQEQQRKMKKMREAIKRLRVWANRSNPPSAALHKRATNMQRALDRMEKLERPKIDVKRMAIDFEANDRSGKDAIVLKEISKSFGNRTLFEQVNMLVQYKDRVAIVGENGTGKSTLLKMILMEMEADSGIVKVGSNVKVGYLSQHVFSNIGDETVIDVFRSEVVVNEGDARHILARFLFYGPAVFRKVNQLSGGERMRLRLAQLMYQDINLLILDEPTNHLDIDSCEVLEEALEQFNGTILAVSHDRYFLNKLFHKIYWLQNGTIHFFDGNYDWAKEKLRELVEKQGSTSISNQKASKQFIQPARQEKVKVDDIEERIEQIEFELHQLKRQLEEEIELDLLQKIYMDIESKENERDQLYSLLDEVV, translated from the coding sequence ATGATAATTTGTAGCGTTAATCATATAGGAAAATCATTTGGTGGTAATCAAATTTTTAAGGATTTATCGTTTGAGATTTTAGAAGGAAGCAGGATCGGTCTTGTAGGCCGTAACGGAGGAGGTAAAACAACGATAATGAAGTTGTTGGCCAACCAAGAAACGGTGGATGAAGGGGTGATTCATTGGAGAAAAGGTTTGAAAATCGGATATCTTGCACAGATCCCTGATTTTAATGGTCTAACTGGCAAAGAGGTTTTAAAAACTGCTTTTGTAAAATTATTAGACATTGAGGCAAAACTTAAACAACTAGAAGTAGAAATGGGCCTGAAAAATACTCCTGTTCAACTGCAACGATTAATGGATCAGTACGGAAGCTTGCAGGATGAGTTTATGTTAAATGGCGGTTACGAAATGGACGCTCAACTAGAGCGGATTGCAAACGGTCTAAATATAAACAACCTGCTTGATAAAGATTTTTCATCACTAAGCGGTGGAGAAAAAACTAAGGTCGGACTTGGTTTAAGCTTACTCATCAATCCCGACCTTCTTTTACTCGATGAACCCACTAATCATTTGGATTTAAAAGCGATTGAATGGCTTGGATCGTATTTAAGAGAATTCATAGGAACGATTGTTCTTATCTCTCATGACCGTTACTTTTTAGATGAGGTTGTTACCAAAGTTCTTGAAATGGAAGATGGAGAGATTGAATTGTATCATACGAATTTCAGCGGTTATGTAAGGGAAAGGGAAGAGCGGTTATTAAGAGAGTTTCAGGAGTATCAAGAACAACAACGAAAAATGAAGAAAATGAGAGAAGCCATTAAACGGCTTCGTGTTTGGGCTAATCGTTCCAATCCTCCAAGTGCTGCACTTCATAAACGTGCAACTAATATGCAACGGGCACTTGATCGTATGGAAAAACTAGAACGTCCAAAAATAGATGTGAAAAGAATGGCGATTGATTTTGAAGCTAATGACCGAAGTGGCAAGGATGCAATTGTTTTGAAGGAAATATCAAAGTCTTTTGGGAATCGAACTCTATTTGAACAAGTAAATATGCTTGTTCAATATAAGGACCGTGTGGCAATAGTAGGTGAAAATGGAACAGGCAAATCGACTCTTCTGAAAATGATCTTAATGGAAATGGAAGCTGACAGTGGAATTGTTAAAGTTGGAAGTAATGTTAAAGTAGGGTACTTATCACAGCATGTATTTAGTAACATTGGTGATGAAACGGTAATTGACGTATTTCGGTCTGAAGTAGTGGTTAATGAAGGGGATGCCCGGCATATTTTAGCCCGCTTCTTGTTTTACGGGCCAGCTGTATTTCGTAAAGTTAACCAGCTTAGCGGCGGGGAGCGGATGCGACTAAGACTTGCGCAGTTGATGTATCAAGATATCAATCTGCTGATATTGGATGAGCCAACAAATCACTTGGATATTGATTCATGTGAAGTGCTAGAAGAGGCACTCGAACAATTTAATGGAACCATTTTAGCTGTATCTCATGATCGTTATTTCCTTAATAAATTGTTTCATAAAATCTATTGGCTTCAAAACGGAACTATACACTTTTTTGATGGAAACTACGATTGGGCAAAAGAAAAGTTAAGGGAACTTGTAGAGAAACAAGGTTCTACGTCTATTAGCAATCAAAAAGCTTCTAAACAATTTATACAACCGGCCAGACAAGAAAAGGTGAAGGTCGATGACATTGAAGAGAGAATTGAGCAAATAGAATTTGAGCTCCATCAACTTAAACGACAGCTCGAGGAAGAAATTGAGCTTGATTTACTGCAAAAAATTTATATGGATATTGAAAGTAAGGAAAATGAACGAGACCAGCTATATTCTTTACTTGATGAAGTGGTTTAA
- a CDS encoding YitT family protein, giving the protein MLKKLVIIGFGSTMLGIGINGFILPFHLINGGLFGVSLLIKYIFGFKAGIIFIFLNIPIYMFAYKTNRAYFFNGLLGAVLSGIMIECLLPLNGRFHLPLLSSVIVGAIIIGIGVGVMLRNHISPGGMDLLALLISKWSRINVGVIMVMMDGMIILTGLFLLQDIRLLYSLLVITIVGLLATIITSYPRIQSDTIK; this is encoded by the coding sequence ATGTTAAAAAAATTGGTTATTATTGGATTTGGAAGTACTATGTTAGGGATTGGTATAAATGGATTCATCCTTCCATTTCATTTAATTAATGGAGGGCTCTTTGGAGTTAGCCTATTAATAAAGTATATTTTTGGGTTTAAAGCAGGAATTATTTTTATTTTTCTAAACATCCCTATTTACATGTTTGCCTACAAAACTAATCGAGCTTATTTTTTTAATGGATTGCTTGGTGCGGTCCTATCAGGCATTATGATTGAATGTTTACTCCCGTTAAACGGAAGATTTCATTTGCCCCTATTAAGCAGTGTAATAGTTGGGGCAATCATTATCGGGATTGGTGTTGGGGTCATGTTAAGAAATCATATTAGTCCTGGCGGTATGGATTTGCTTGCACTATTAATCTCTAAATGGTCAAGAATTAATGTCGGTGTCATTATGGTTATGATGGATGGCATGATTATACTTACTGGGCTTTTTCTACTTCAAGATATTAGACTTCTTTATTCTTTATTGGTCATTACCATTGTAGGTCTACTTGCTACGATTATTACTTCATATCCCCGTATCCAATCAGATACCATAAAATAA
- a CDS encoding CBO0543 family protein produces the protein MNTVKHLSNLSLQSFSKRRFNFLSKNIIIPVILVTLLGNLLNFLFVTMEFYKYPFRPLSDTFSINILSSFIGLPLLVYLFLLTESQVNKWGRIGIILFLSLLVAIFEKFAEVCGVFVHSVHWNHLYIFIEYFLLLLMSSAINYWLEKYRG, from the coding sequence ATGAATACTGTAAAACACTTGAGCAACTTGAGCTTACAGTCCTTTTCAAAAAGGCGATTCAATTTTTTGAGTAAAAATATTATTATTCCAGTGATATTGGTTACTCTTCTCGGAAATCTACTTAATTTCTTGTTTGTTACAATGGAATTTTATAAATATCCATTTAGACCACTGTCTGATACTTTTTCAATCAATATTCTTTCTTCGTTCATTGGGCTGCCTCTCCTTGTGTACCTTTTTCTTCTGACAGAAAGTCAGGTAAATAAATGGGGAAGGATAGGTATAATTCTCTTTTTAAGTTTGTTGGTCGCCATTTTTGAAAAATTTGCAGAGGTATGTGGGGTATTTGTCCATTCTGTACATTGGAACCATCTTTACATTTTTATTGAATATTTCCTTTTATTACTTATGAGTTCTGCCATAAACTACTGGTTAGAAAAATATAGAGGATAA
- a CDS encoding peptidylprolyl isomerase, which produces MAKKGYILMENGEKMELEFYPNEAPGTVANFEKLANEGFYNGVVFHRVIPGFVSQGGDPTGTGMGGPGYTINCETEGNPHKHVPGALSMAHAGRNTGGSQFFIVHESQPHLNGVHTVFGQVTSGLETAKAMRNGDKMVEVKVYDEE; this is translated from the coding sequence ATGGCTAAAAAAGGATACATATTGATGGAAAATGGAGAAAAGATGGAGCTTGAATTTTATCCAAATGAAGCTCCTGGAACAGTTGCTAACTTTGAAAAATTAGCAAATGAAGGCTTTTACAATGGGGTAGTCTTTCACCGAGTAATTCCTGGTTTCGTAAGTCAAGGAGGCGACCCAACGGGAACAGGAATGGGTGGACCTGGTTATACAATTAACTGTGAAACAGAAGGAAATCCTCATAAGCATGTTCCTGGTGCGTTATCAATGGCTCATGCAGGAAGAAATACAGGCGGAAGCCAGTTCTTTATCGTTCATGAATCTCAGCCACATCTAAACGGTGTTCACACAGTATTTGGTCAAGTGACATCTGGACTTGAAACGGCAAAGGCAATGAGAAATGGTGACAAAATGGTAGAAGTAAAAGTATATGACGAAGAATAA
- the shc gene encoding squalene--hopene cyclase — MTDIRKGMDWLIDRLRQDQSPDGSWNYPFETGISTDAYTIILLRTLALNDEELIQGLVKRILSKQEKSGAWKLFYDEGDGNLTATLEAYYALLYSGLLTKEDNRLIAAKKYILSKGGLEEVNMFTKVMLAITGQYKWPSFSPLPIEVILLPFHFPINFYSFSIFGRANLAPIMILADKKFTLKTPFSPDLSHLHLKRNQSNHWSPTTEYRSLFSFIEEGVKSLLGLPEQLHQLAIERAKKYMIDRIEPDGTFYSYYSSTFLMIFALLALGYKKNDPIIIKAVSGLKAMKCEINGMPHMQYTTANVWNTSLISYSLQSAGIDTNDTMVLKANQYLLERQHHKFGDWVIHNPRTMPGGWGFSDVNTINPDVDDTTASLRAVSRMAQGELSAWDRGVNWCLSMQNDDGGWPAFERNIDSKLLQFLPIEKGEFLIADPSSADLTGRTLEFFGAYTNLSKEQTTIKQGVHWLLRNQEKNGSWYGRWGICYIYGSWAAITGLRSAGISSSHSSIQKAVAWLHDIQNKDGGWGESCLSDSKKTYVPLDISTLTHTSWALDALIAASKKTTPEIQNGITYLLKSLEKEDWTTAYPKGQGMAGGFYMHYHSYRFIFPLLALSHYQKKFES; from the coding sequence ATGACTGATATAAGAAAAGGTATGGATTGGCTAATAGATCGATTAAGACAAGATCAATCTCCCGATGGTTCTTGGAACTATCCCTTTGAGACGGGCATATCCACAGATGCTTATACCATCATTTTATTACGGACATTGGCATTAAATGATGAGGAATTAATTCAAGGATTGGTAAAAAGAATTTTAAGTAAACAAGAAAAAAGTGGAGCCTGGAAACTTTTTTATGATGAAGGAGACGGGAATCTTACGGCAACCCTTGAGGCTTATTATGCTTTGTTATACTCAGGTTTGCTCACTAAGGAAGATAACCGACTGATAGCAGCAAAAAAATATATTCTATCTAAGGGCGGGTTAGAAGAAGTTAATATGTTTACAAAAGTCATGCTCGCCATAACCGGGCAATATAAGTGGCCATCCTTTTCCCCGCTCCCCATTGAAGTCATCCTACTACCCTTTCACTTTCCAATTAATTTTTATTCATTTTCTATTTTCGGCAGGGCAAATCTTGCACCGATCATGATCTTAGCTGATAAAAAATTCACATTAAAAACACCATTTAGCCCTGACTTATCTCATTTACATTTGAAACGTAACCAAAGTAATCATTGGAGTCCTACCACAGAATATCGTTCCTTGTTCTCTTTTATCGAAGAAGGGGTAAAAAGCTTACTAGGGTTGCCTGAACAGCTTCACCAATTAGCCATTGAGCGAGCAAAAAAATATATGATTGATCGAATTGAACCAGACGGTACTTTTTATAGCTATTACAGCAGTACTTTTTTAATGATATTTGCTTTACTAGCCCTTGGTTATAAAAAGAATGACCCTATAATCATCAAGGCCGTATCCGGTCTGAAGGCAATGAAGTGTGAAATAAACGGAATGCCACATATGCAATATACTACTGCGAATGTATGGAACACCTCATTGATTAGCTATAGCTTGCAATCAGCAGGAATTGATACAAATGACACAATGGTTCTTAAGGCTAATCAATATCTTCTTGAACGCCAGCACCATAAATTCGGAGACTGGGTAATTCATAATCCTAGAACGATGCCGGGAGGATGGGGGTTTTCAGATGTTAACACAATTAATCCTGATGTTGACGATACAACCGCCTCGTTAAGAGCCGTATCGAGAATGGCACAAGGTGAATTAAGTGCCTGGGATCGAGGGGTGAACTGGTGCTTGTCAATGCAAAACGATGACGGCGGATGGCCAGCCTTTGAAAGAAACATCGATTCAAAATTACTTCAATTTCTACCGATAGAAAAAGGAGAATTTCTTATTGCTGACCCTTCAAGCGCTGATCTTACTGGTCGCACTCTTGAATTTTTCGGAGCTTATACAAACCTTTCTAAAGAACAAACCACCATTAAACAAGGAGTACATTGGCTTCTGCGGAATCAGGAAAAAAATGGCTCATGGTATGGAAGATGGGGTATCTGTTACATTTACGGTTCCTGGGCAGCAATCACAGGTTTGCGATCTGCTGGAATATCCTCAAGCCATTCCTCAATTCAAAAAGCGGTTGCATGGTTACACGATATTCAGAATAAGGATGGAGGATGGGGAGAGTCCTGTCTTAGTGATAGTAAAAAGACCTACGTCCCTTTAGACATTAGTACATTAACCCATACTTCTTGGGCATTAGATGCCTTAATTGCCGCTTCAAAAAAAACAACACCAGAGATTCAAAATGGTATCACCTATTTGCTTAAATCATTAGAAAAAGAGGATTGGACTACCGCTTATCCTAAAGGGCAAGGAATGGCGGGAGGGTTTTATATGCACTACCATAGTTATCGTTTTATCTTTCCACTCTTAGCATTATCACATTATCAAAAAAAATTTGAATCCTAA
- a CDS encoding divergent polysaccharide deacetylase family protein, whose amino-acid sequence MKKLVLVLMTTIIFMFQSNAEAKIIETQKQLKASIIIDDFGGGTGGVRDFLEGNIPITAAVMPFTENSKAHAEWAHKNGFEVMIHLPMEPKRGKRSWLGPKPITVDLSPEEVRKRVIEATKSVPYAVGLNNHMGSLAVENEEIVRAIVEVAKERKLFIIDSGTSPKSKFPEIAKELGVPLLKRDVFLDDISSSAYVHKQMIRLARVTEMKGKGIAIGHVGVTGKVCSIGIFGSVEEFKKRNIKIVPVSELFSGKLAEQYFVP is encoded by the coding sequence ATGAAAAAGCTTGTTCTAGTTCTTATGACTACAATTATATTTATGTTTCAGTCCAACGCAGAAGCGAAAATTATTGAAACACAAAAACAATTAAAGGCTTCAATTATTATTGATGATTTTGGCGGGGGCACCGGTGGTGTTCGTGATTTTTTAGAAGGAAACATTCCTATTACAGCTGCAGTTATGCCTTTTACTGAAAATTCTAAGGCACATGCAGAGTGGGCTCATAAAAATGGTTTTGAAGTTATGATTCATTTACCGATGGAACCGAAAAGAGGGAAAAGGTCTTGGCTTGGCCCTAAACCAATTACGGTCGATCTCTCACCAGAAGAGGTTCGAAAAAGGGTTATAGAAGCGACAAAAAGTGTACCATATGCCGTAGGACTCAATAATCACATGGGTTCACTTGCTGTTGAGAATGAAGAGATTGTCCGAGCGATTGTTGAGGTAGCCAAAGAAAGAAAACTGTTTATCATCGACAGTGGAACAAGCCCAAAATCAAAATTTCCAGAGATTGCAAAAGAATTGGGAGTGCCACTCCTGAAAAGAGATGTATTTCTAGATGATATATCTTCATCCGCGTACGTGCATAAACAAATGATCCGTCTTGCAAGGGTAACAGAAATGAAAGGAAAAGGAATTGCCATTGGTCACGTAGGTGTGACGGGGAAGGTTTGTTCAATTGGTATATTCGGTTCTGTTGAAGAATTCAAGAAGCGAAATATTAAAATTGTTCCTGTTTCTGAATTGTTTTCTGGTAAATTAGCTGAACAGTATTTTGTACCATGA
- a CDS encoding Na+/H+ antiporter NhaC family protein, which produces MTSKFSSLQVFTLLLVTILGVIWSVSFHEPLVVGFSPGYLVLFLLALKKKYSFKVTLMFSLKGIQKTKVVIIILSLVSVLLPSWYLAGTIDQMVKVALYIIHPHHFFLLTFLVAMAFSMLLGTTVGTLSAIGIPILSTAVVLQLPPEIVAGALVSGAFVGDRTSPFSSSHQLLSHTVEVTVSNQWKAMLVTSIIAIVICFSLYGVLDYLHTNKSAIHHHSFSLGEVSVFTFIPPLVLIGMVVCRLSIIYAFLFSILSAVMIAFVNGVAFSEIIPRIWFGVEGLGGGFVHIYELLLFLVLAGAYNGLIEKLNVIQPYLDKWLQSSHSLMSDTLRTLLATLLISVIAANQTLPIILTGRSFLPHWTKKYGKEELARVMGDSTMLFPGMIPWSVLAIMCSTIVGIPLIEYLPYAFFLWGLPFLTIVISFLKQVLKRNVKTATAA; this is translated from the coding sequence ATGACTTCAAAATTCTCTTCTCTACAGGTTTTTACGCTTCTCCTTGTTACTATTTTAGGTGTTATCTGGTCGGTAAGTTTTCATGAACCCCTTGTTGTAGGCTTTTCCCCTGGCTATTTAGTTCTATTTCTATTAGCTCTTAAGAAGAAATATTCATTTAAAGTAACCCTTATGTTTAGTTTGAAGGGAATACAAAAAACAAAAGTAGTTATTATTATTTTATCCTTGGTGAGTGTTTTACTACCTTCGTGGTACTTAGCTGGGACAATTGACCAAATGGTGAAGGTCGCACTCTATATAATACATCCCCACCATTTCTTTCTCCTTACCTTTCTAGTTGCGATGGCATTCTCGATGCTCCTTGGTACAACAGTTGGAACATTAAGTGCAATTGGAATTCCTATATTAAGTACTGCAGTGGTCCTTCAACTTCCGCCGGAAATAGTAGCAGGAGCATTGGTTTCAGGTGCTTTTGTTGGTGACCGAACGTCGCCATTTTCAAGCAGTCATCAATTATTATCACATACGGTGGAGGTGACGGTGAGTAATCAATGGAAGGCTATGTTAGTGACATCAATTATTGCTATAGTCATTTGTTTTAGTTTATATGGTGTACTAGATTACTTACATACCAACAAGTCAGCCATTCATCACCATTCCTTTTCTTTGGGCGAGGTTTCTGTGTTTACATTTATTCCACCCCTTGTGTTGATAGGGATGGTCGTTTGTCGGTTAAGTATCATATACGCATTCCTATTTAGTATTTTATCAGCAGTGATGATTGCTTTTGTTAACGGGGTAGCTTTTTCAGAAATCATCCCAAGAATTTGGTTTGGAGTAGAAGGCCTCGGTGGAGGATTCGTGCATATCTATGAGCTACTGTTATTTCTTGTGTTGGCCGGTGCCTATAATGGCTTAATAGAAAAGTTAAATGTCATTCAGCCTTATTTAGATAAATGGCTTCAATCTTCCCATTCTTTAATGAGTGATACATTAAGAACACTCTTGGCCACGTTACTAATCAGCGTCATTGCTGCAAATCAAACACTCCCGATTATATTAACAGGGAGGTCCTTTTTACCGCATTGGACAAAAAAGTATGGAAAAGAAGAATTAGCTAGAGTGATGGGAGATTCCACTATGCTGTTTCCGGGGATGATTCCTTGGAGTGTGCTTGCTATTATGTGCAGTACGATTGTGGGAATTCCTTTAATTGAGTACCTTCCCTATGCATTCTTTTTATGGGGGTTACCATTTTTAACGATCGTAATCTCATTTTTAAAACAAGTTCTTAAAAGAAATGTAAAAACCGCTACAGCAGCGTAA
- a CDS encoding mismatch-specific DNA-glycosylase, producing MKPINDHIKEGLKILFVGFNPSIRSGEVGHHYANPNNRFWRILYEAGITPRKYDPYEDADLLEIGYGFTNIVQRPTKAADEITKDEYKEGREILKSKIEQLKPKLVCFVGKGVYQQYSGRKEIPWGAQEESVLAGITDFVAPSSSGLVRMKMDEIVEIYKQVNQFISN from the coding sequence ATGAAACCGATTAATGATCATATTAAGGAAGGATTAAAAATCCTGTTTGTGGGTTTTAATCCAAGTATTCGTTCCGGTGAGGTAGGGCATCATTATGCCAATCCAAATAACCGGTTTTGGAGAATTTTGTACGAAGCAGGAATTACCCCACGTAAATATGATCCCTATGAAGATGCTGACCTCTTGGAAATAGGATATGGATTCACCAATATTGTCCAACGGCCGACGAAAGCAGCTGATGAAATCACCAAGGATGAATATAAAGAGGGAAGAGAAATCTTAAAAAGTAAAATTGAACAACTAAAGCCGAAACTAGTCTGCTTTGTTGGTAAGGGTGTTTATCAGCAATATAGCGGACGAAAAGAAATTCCATGGGGTGCACAAGAGGAGTCAGTTCTAGCTGGGATTACTGATTTTGTCGCACCATCATCAAGCGGACTAGTTAGAATGAAAATGGATGAGATTGTTGAAATCTATAAACAGGTAAATCAATTTATATCTAATTAA